The Phragmites australis chromosome 15, lpPhrAust1.1, whole genome shotgun sequence genome window below encodes:
- the LOC133893080 gene encoding peroxidase 1-like, protein MRAVHRIRIVVRRSLGDQDKIESTYVVKMADARAAMAAVAVLLLTASYGLPAAEAHLQIGAYNKTCPQAEDIVLKEMTDILAKSPDLAGPVLRLFSVDCFVGGCEGSILLNSTADNTAEKDSPLNQGVRGYEVVDAIKAKLEVACPGVVSCADTLALAARDSIRLTKGPFILLPTGREDGNRSVAADVALNSPPPGAKITDLIALFAKFNLTAKDLAVLSGAHTIGKARCSTVSPRLYNFEGKNGTSDPNLDANYTATLRGQCKPGDAATLVYLDPVTPSTFDTDYYTLVAANKGLLSTDAELLNDGATKEYVTSHDKASSTDEFFADFAASFVNMSKIGVLSHHKGEIRKVCSQVNQPSSPGSNATSSGSYQLTATGGGLVLALAVALVLWL, encoded by the exons ATGAGAGCAGTACACCGCATTAGAATTGTCGTGCGTCGTTCACTTGGAGATCAGGACAAGATCGAGAGTACGTACGTAGTGAAGATGGCCGATGCAAGAGCAGCAATGGCAGCAGTCGCAGTGCTGCTCCTGACTGCGAGCTACGGTCtgccggcggcggaggcccaCTTGCAGATCGGAGCGTACAACAAGACGTGCCCGCAGGCGGAGGACATCGTGCTCAAGGAGATGACAGACATCCTCGCAAAGTCGCCCGACCTCGCTGGCCCCGTGCTCCGGCTCTTCTCCGTCGACTGCTTCGTCGGCGGCTGCGAGGGCTCCATCCTGCTCAACTCCACCGCCGACAACACGGCGGAGAAGGACTCGCCGCTGAACCAGGGCGTCCGGGGCTACGAGGTGGTCGACGCCATCAAGGCCAAGCTCGAGGTCGCCTGCCCCGGCGTCGTCTCATGCGCCGACACGCTCGCCCTCGCGGCGCGTGACTCCATCAGACTG ACGAAAGGGCCCTTCATCCTGCTCCCTACTGGTCGGGAGGACGGCAACAGGTCGGTGGCCGCCGACGTTGCCCTAAACTCGCCTCCGCCGGGCGCCAAAATCACCGACCTCATCGCCCTGTTTGCCAAGTTCAACCTCACCGCCAAGGACCTCGCCGTCCTCTCCG GCGCGCACACCATCGGGAAGGCGCGGTGCTCGACGGTGTCGCCGCGGCTGTACAACTTCGAGGGCAAGAACGGCACCTCCGACCCCAACCTCGACGCCAACTACACGGCGACCCTGCGTGGCCAGTGCAAGCCCGGCGACGCCGCAACGCTCGTCTACCTCGACCCCGTCACGCCCTCCACCTTCGACACCGACTACTACACCCTCGTCGCCGCCAATAAGGGCCTCCTCTCCACGGACGCCGAGCTGCTCAACGATGGCGCCACGAAAGAATACGTCACGAGCCACGACAAAGCCTCTTCCACCGACGAATTCTTCGCCGATTTCGCCGCGTCCTTCGTCAACATGAGCAAGATCGGCGTGCTCTCGCACCACAAGGGCGAGATCAGGAAGGTCTGCTCCCAGGTCAACCAGCCGTCGTCGCCGGGCTCCAACGCCACTTCTTCCGGGAGCTACCAGCTGACAGCCACCGGAGGAGGGTTGGTCCTCGCTCTCGCTGTGGCTCTTGTGCTCTGGCTCTGA
- the LOC133893277 gene encoding uclacyanin 1-like — MAMAKAIFAVAAVAALVVQLAAAGVDHPVGGNGAWDAAGTSYNAWSAKQTFKQGDTMSFKYASSHDVTEVTKAGYDACSGSSPIKSYTDGATTIQLTSPGKRYFICSIPGHCAAGMKLEVTVAAPAVTAPAPTKSKPRHQRSVASTPAPAVAPAAGPSTDELPAVSSPTAAAPPKSSGAASIGMLGAKAVVGLAVAVALAM, encoded by the exons ATGGCAATGGCCAAAGCCATCTTCGCCGTCGCGGCCGTGGCCGCTCTGGTGGtgcagctcgccgccgccggtgtgGACCACCCGGTGGGAGGCAACGGCGCGTGGGACGCCGCCGGCACAAGCTACAACGCATGGTCCGCAAAGCAGACGTTCAAGCAGGGCGACACCATGT CGTTCAAGTACGCGTCGTCCCACGACGTCACCGAGGTCACCAAGGCCGGCTACGACGCCTGCTCCGGCAGCAGCCCCATCAAGTCCTACACCGACGGCGCCACCACCATCCAGCTTACCTCCCCGGGCAAGCGCTACTTCATCTGCAGCATCCCCGGCCACTGCGCCGCCGGCATGAAGCTCGAGGTCACCGTCGCCGCGCCCGCGGTCACCGCGCCCGCGCCCACCAAGAGCAAGCCACGCCACCAGAGGAGCGTCGCGTCCACCCCGGCCCCCGCAGTGGCTCCTGCTGCTGGGCCATCCActgacgagctgcccgccgtgtcGTCtcccacggcggcggcgccgcccaAATCGTCCGGCGCGGCCAGCATTGGCATGCTCGGAGCCAAAGCTGTCGTGGGGCTCGCCGTGGCCGTGGCCTTGGCCATGTGA
- the LOC133893395 gene encoding peroxidase 1-like, which produces MASLSLLCKLVLLVAASASVARADLQYDFYNTSCPGVEKLVRDELALKFAADVTLPAALLRLHFHDCFVRGCDASIMLKSHNGTAEQDADPNSTVRGYEAIEGIKAKVEAACPLVVSCADIVAMAARDAVNFSQGPLYQVETGRRDGNVSLKEEALKFLPPADGNVTVLTEYFAVQNLTMKDMVVLSGAHTLGIAHCPSFSKRLYNYTGAGDQDPSLDAAYAKNLATVCTPENVASVQPLDPLSPKKFDQGYYQSVYNHQALLASDAALLNDSLTGAYVQLMNNASSLDTFFADFAIAMINMGRVGVLTGTDGEIRATCGIYVD; this is translated from the exons ATGGCCTCCCTGTCGTTGTTGTGCAAATTGGTGCTTCTTGTTGCGGCGTCGGCGAGCGTGGCGCGCGCGGACCTGCAGTACGATTTCTACAACACGTCATGCCCCGGAGTGGAGAAGCTGGTGCGCGACGAGCTGGCGCTCAAGTTCGCCGCCGACGTCACGCTCCCGGCGGCGCTGCTCCGGCTGcacttccacgactgcttcgtgCGCGGCTGCGACGCGTCCATCATGCTCAAGTCGCACAACGGCACGGCGGAGCAGGACGCGGACCCAAACTCCACGGTGCGCGGCTACGAGGCCATCGAGGGCATCAAGGCCAAGGTGGAGGCTGCCTGCCCGCTcgtcgtctcctgcgccgacatcGTCGCCATGGCAGCGCGCGACGCCGTCAACTTC AGCCAGGGGCCTCTGTACCAGGTGGAGACCGGCAGGCGCGACGGCAACGTCTCTCTCAAGGAGGAGGCCCTGAAGTTTCTGCCGCCCGCCGACGGCAACGTTACCGTCCTCACGGAGTACTTCGCCGTCCAGAACCTCACCATGAAGGACATGGTCGTCCTCTCAG GCGCGCACACCCTCGGCATCGCGCACTGCCCGTCCTTCTCGAAGCGGTTGTACAACTACACCGGCGCCGGCGACCAGGACCCGTCGCTGGACGCGGCGTACGCGAAGAACCTGGCGACTGTGTGCACGCCGGAGAACGTGGCGAGCGTGCAGCCGCTGGACCCGTTGTCGCCGAAAAAGTTCGACCAGGGGTATTACCAGTCCGTGTACAACCACCAGGCGCTGCTGGCCTCCGACGCGGCGCTGCTCAACGACAGCCTCACCGGCGCCTACGTGCAGCTCATGAACAACGCCTCCTCGCTCGACACCTTCTTCGCCGACTTCGCCATCGCCATGATCAACATGGGCAGAGTCGGCGTACTCACCGGCACCGACGGCGAGATCAGGGCCACATGCGGCATCTACGTCGACTGA
- the LOC133893276 gene encoding peroxidase 1-like yields the protein MAAAAMSRMRSLAGVAPLVVAAAVLVVLCSGSTAAGPLEIGFYNKTCPAAEEIVRAETARIVRVSPDLAAAFLRLHYHDCFVQGCDASVLLDSTPNNTAEKDSKPNGSLRGFDFVARVKDKLEKACPGVVSCADILAIMARDAVMLARGPSWPVALGRRDSRTSSAGSCGDLPPLHGDIALMIQSFAAKGLDVKDLVVLSGAHTLGKAYCPAFADRLYATAGYSADPALDSRYADRLRMRCTSADDTSSTAATELDPGSCTTFDTSYYRHVARRRGLLRSDAFLLDHRFTRAYVLQAATGRYDGHFFHDFAVSMAKMGSIGVLTGDQGEIRKKCNVVN from the exons ATGGCTGCCGCGGCGATGAGCAGGATGCGCTCACTCGCCGGCGTTGCACCACTAGTGGTGGCAGCGGCAGTGCTAGTAGTCTTGTGCAGTGGCTCAACTGCTGCAGGGCCGCTCGAGATCGGGTTCTACAACAAGACGTGCCCGGCAGCGGAGGAGATTGTGCGCGCCGAGACGGCGAGGATCGTCAGGGTTTCGCCGGACCTCGCCGCCGCGTTCCTCAGGCTGCACTAccacgactgcttcgtccaG GGGTGCGACGCGTCGGTGCTGCTGGACTCGACGCCCAACAACACGGCGGAGAAGGACTCCAAGCCCAATGGCAGCCTACGGGGCTTCGACTTCGTGGCGCGAGTCAAGGACAAGCTCGAGAAGGCGTGCCCGGgcgtcgtctcctgcgccgacatcCTCGCGATCATGGCTAGGGACGCCGTCATGCTGGCCAGGGGGCCCTCCTGGCCCGTCGCGCTGGGCCGGAGGGACAGCCGCACCTCCAGCGCCGGCAGCTGCGGCGATCTGCCCCCGCTGCATGGCGACATCGCGCTCATGATCCAGTCCTTCGCGGCCAAGGGCCTCGACGTCAAGGACCTCGTCGTGCTCTCCGGCGCGCACACGCTCGGCAAGGCGTACTGCCCCGCCTTCGCCGACCGCCTCTACGCCACTGCCGGTTACAGCGCCGACCCGGCCCTGGACAGCCGGTACGCCGACAGGCTGCGGATGCGGTGCACCAGCGCCGACGACACCAGCAGCACGGCGGCAACGGAGCTGGACCCCGGGAGCTGCACGACGTTCGACACCAGCTACTACCGCCACGTGGCGCGGAGGCGCGGCCTGCTCCGGTCGGACGCCTTCCTCCTGGACCACCGCTTCACCAGGGCCTATGTGCTGCAGGCCGCCACCGGCAGGTACGACGGCCACTTCTTCCACGACTTCGCCGTGTCCATGGCCAAGATGGGCTCCATCGGCGTGCTCACCGGCGACCAGGGCGAGATCAGGAAAAAGTGCAACGTCGTCAACTAA